Part of the Etheostoma cragini isolate CJK2018 chromosome 8, CSU_Ecrag_1.0, whole genome shotgun sequence genome, CTCATAGGAAATTGCTTCTCTTTAAGCCTCGACacagagaatgaaaaaaaaaacacagtgtcaTCTACAAAGGCAAAAGCATGATGTTAATACCAATGAATATGTTAACATTGTGTCTCTAAGActaagaagaaaataaatgtatgaaaatgcaaaatatacagtaattgaGCAATGAAGTCTATGGAATTCCCTAGTAATACCTTGTTGTTTAATATTTGAACACATCAAATTTCCCCAGAGGGTCCAAGGTATCAttcatattagttttttttttaaatgcataagACATGGAACTTGACTTGATGCTTTGACCTAGTCAGTATACTAGACAGTGACATGTTGATCACCATATGTACGAAGTGCAGAATATCCATTTCACCTGGGTCAAATGCCTCTACATTACGGTTAAGAAGACTGATGTCCATGCGTCCCATGTGGACAATGTTGAACAGGGCTGTGATGATCATGCGCCACACTGCCAGAAGCACCCCGATCAGAACGTTGACTGGGAACATTAGGTATGTCAGCAGGAACAGATTACCCCTGTGAGATAGGCAATCATTATTTAACAGTAAAACCATAAAATGCCATGAAACATAGCAACAAATGTAGTGACTCACCTGTTGTCTAGGTCTCGTGTGCCTGCTGTTTTTCTGATGAAGCAAAACCTGCCAGTGACATTTTGAATCAACACAGCCAAGACAATCATCAGCCAGAAGGGCCTGAAAGGAGAAAATCAACAATCAAACAACTGTGATACAAGAAAGACATAAGGCACATAACACATTTTGTAACCGACAGAACAAGATATGATTTAAAGCCATTATTGTGCAGCATACATGGAGCGTGTTGTTGCTTGCTGATTGAAAACTGTTCCACGTGTCAAGTTCTTAAGAAGTAAGAAAGCGGCCCCAATTCTACATTGACCAACATGCTTTCATAAGGTACCCAAACAGGAATATTTTGATGAATTTGAGATGTGACGACACCCACCACATGCTCCCCAGGATCTGAAAGAGAATCAGATTCTGTCCGTGCAGCACAGGTATGATGATGAGGAAGACGGCGATCAGAAGGCAGATGAAGAACACCAAGGTCTGGACGATCATGCCTGCATGCCGGGGAGAGATCGGAGCTTCAGGGCCACATTGCGTACACCTTGTCCAGCATCCAACAAATCTATACTTCAAACGCTTTTACTCTCATATCACAGTTTGGGGAAAAGTGAGCAATAACTTTTTAATCTTGGAAGCCTCAAAAACAGAATTTGAGAGGAATCCTTTCATGAACCACATAGTATATAAACCTGACAAAGCTTAATTATAGCTGAGTTAATGTTGCtgtgacacatacacaaatacatacattcatacaaacaaacaaaccaacaaacaaatagGAAATGAGTTGTGAACAGACAGTGTTATTAAGATGGAATTCCTGGTTGAGGTTATTTGGCCTATGTGAGGATATTTCTTTAATCTCCCATTACTATTTTACCACTATCTATTGTGCAAACATTAACCTTTTACATTTTGCGGTACAGTATGCATGTTATAGTAACAATATGATACACAAAATCTAAGGTTTAgcagccacaaaaacaaaagagatccaaaacatttaaactggaaatatggtttaaaaaagaaaacaggataaTCTATATTCTTTTTCATTAGTGTTGAACATATAGCTGTACCAAGGCAGATGTGAGCTGCAGTGAAGCTGGTGTATCCCATCCAGCAGACCAGTGCTGGCCGTGAAGCCCTGATACTTCTCTGGCAGTTGTAAACATTGTAGATATCTCCTTTGTACAGCCCCTTCAGGTTCGACCTACAGatgcaaaaacacaatgaagacAAGGCAGCACCATGCCAAAGATAAAGTGATTGATCAAtaaatttacaaattacataGTTAATTAAAGAGGTAATTTAGCATGGGATACGGCCGAAGTGCAAGTCAATACTCAACACggaaaatcatttattttaacacgATGTAATTTATGGTAATGGACCAGTATTTCATTTCTTATCTTAATAGCCATTTTCAATTCTAGTGGCAGCTAACGCAGAGTGAATGCTATTATGTGTGTCTGGATGATTAGTACTCTGTTATGTTATAATAACTCCTCTGTGAACCATTACATTATAATGAAGGCACCAGAATGAGAAGCATGCTCACAATTCTTGGAAACCTATGAGAATAGACAAAGTAAGGAATCTAAAGCTGTAACACTGTTCTTTCCTAAGGCCTACCGATGCAGAACCATGGAGCGCATGAGCATAGCCAGGTTGATCAGGCCAGACAGGGTCATCGCTGAAATATAGCACACTGCAGGAGAAAAAGCACACAACGTTCAGATTGTTCACTGTGGGCATTCATGTACAGTTAGCATggcaaatacagtaaatgtgaaaCAAGCAAATGAGGAGGTCCATATTAATGTTAGGACCCAAACCCTATGTTAGtaaatgtgtactgtacatgtatattcTGCATCTCTCTCATATTACTAATGGCTGTTTTCTGGTTTCACTCACCTTCTACACACCACATGTAATAAACCACTATTCTGACCACTTCATGTTTGTCTGGAGACAGCATAATCTTGAAGCTAGCTAAAAGGTTGGCGACGTCTTCATCGACTCCCGAACGGGCGATCTGGAGCGGCGGCAGCACTGACGAGATTAGTAGAAGACCCATCTAAAAAAAGCATTCAATTTCAATAATGGAAATCTCTTTCCACCAGAATGGTAACTCAATAGCTTTTACAGATGTAGACATTAAACTGGCCTGCACTGTATTTGGATCAACCACTGATGGTAATAACTTAGTATCAGGTCAAAACAGTGTGTAGCATTTAGAATCTACTGACTTCCTTTGTTTTAGATCATAAAGTCTAAAACTCTGGTTCTTACCTGATACAGGGTAATAAATGACACAACACCAGATATTGCCAACTTCAGTGGAAACCGGAAAGCTGTGGAAAAGAAAAGtagttataaaaatgtaacgAGACAAAACACTTGAAGGCATGACCAGACATCACACAGACAACATGTTTACCTTCCTCTGGTGTATAAATGTATGACTTCATAGCATCAATTATTCTTTGAGGGAGCTTTGGCGTCTCTGTGCTGAGATAAAAGGTAAACAGAGGCACAAATTTACTATGTGTTAAATAAATCCACAAGATTAGGAAAGATTTGTGAATAAATgaaatgcaggaaatcatcacaggttgttctcaaaccctggacctccgCGTCAAGGCATAAATCTCTATGTagatgtgcacctgctctaccaactgagccaacccggccacaatGGTCCTCATCCTTGAAtacatcaaatttaaaaatatgtttctgtgtAGGTAGTAATTAAAACATTCTCtacaaatggaagaaaaaaaatcattatttccTGGTGCTCATTCACAAACAACCTCTGTATGACACGTTGACATGCCATTTGTTTTGACTATATGAGGAAATACAAATGTTCGACCAGTAGATATGATTAATTACGTTATTTGCACAAATGGCAACAACAGGTCAGCAAACTTTTTCCTCTGATAGTATCTTTTCCACACTATCTGAAATGTAACAATGCAGCAAATTGGGTGTCTTAGGGATGTCAGGGTTCAATTCTCACCTGATTTTGGTGGGCTTCTTCTTCTTGAGCATTTTCTTCACATAGTCTTTATAGTAGCTGCTGCTGAGATCCTAATAGAAAAATCAACAGCAGtcatgtaggaaactaagggtGTCAAACCTGAGGCAGTTGCCTCATCCCAGCATTATCACACCCATACTGAAATTAGcatcagataaacacagcaTTGTGACCccacagtgaaaaaaacaaggcaacctTTTCATAACATGATCAAGAACATAATGTAAACCAGTTACGTCAAATCTACTTAAAATAATTAGACTGGCATGCTCCGTTGGACTTCACATTTTCCCTTCAGCCTAGACTGTATGAGCACGATAAGCCCCTTGATTAGGAGGCGGCTTATAAAGGTCCCTTACGTGCACAGATTCAGAAAAAATGTGCGCCTTAGCGCGATTTAATAATATTTCAGGCTTACGTGTACGTAGACTACGAATCAATACAGACACTTGTATCAAATTTGTTATGTAAGCAGGCCAAATAATTAGTACAGTAAAGCCTGTACAACAAACCTGTAGCAGGCATGGAAAAGGAACTGTtcttagataaaaaaaaacttacctCTGTAACATTGTTCTTTTCAGTGCCCTTCAAGCCCTTGAATAGAAAAAGGGGATACTGGAAACTA contains:
- the stra6 gene encoding receptor for retinol uptake stra6, encoding MDKAVLDYEYPDLDPLPSKIEAEIITPCDPTANDRLYHICITAISLVVMLILAILARRTKVGNRQTGLPGLLSPVNFLDHTQHKGLAVAVFGVLLCKLWGLIISPNPLPFITDTESKQNWVILGVFYYPVLYYPLLACGTLHNKVGYVLGSLLSWTHFVVLVWQKIDCPKTPLIHKHYSLFSSLPQIACLAFLSFQYPLFLFKGLKGTEKNNVTEDLSSSYYKDYVKKMLKKKKPTKISTETPKLPQRIIDAMKSYIYTPEEAFRFPLKLAISGVVSFITLYQMGLLLISSVLPPLQIARSGVDEDVANLLASFKIMLSPDKHEVVRIVVYYMWCVEVCYISAMTLSGLINLAMLMRSMVLHRSNLKGLYKGDIYNVYNCQRSIRASRPALVCWMGYTSFTAAHICLGMIVQTLVFFICLLIAVFLIIIPVLHGQNLILFQILGSMWPFWLMIVLAVLIQNVTGRFCFIRKTAGTRDLDNRGNLFLLTYLMFPVNVLIGVLLAVWRMIITALFNIVHMGRMDISLLNRNVEAFDPAYRCYAHYLKIEVSQSHPVMKAFCGMLLQSMDQEESNAAQRSRDAEEGIQLVDQEKKQRRVSSAKRARRHWQLLYTLVNNPSLVGTRKHFQRQTTESFLNGSLNRSAKEGSKKEAATKESEAAAGN